The bacterium sequence TGCCGATTTCTTTTTCAAGCCATCTCTTAAATTGCCTAACGCCGAGTATGGTTTGGAGTTTCATAGATCCAAAAACTCTGAGGCACTAATTTTTAAGTCCTTAATAATTCTATCTAGCAATTTTACTCCGATATCATTGCCGTGTGGATTTGGAATAGAAATCTTAAAATTGCCTTTTTCCATAAACTGATGCTTGCCTCCAGAAAAAGGACCAATAAAACCTAGTCGCCTAAGCCTTCTCATAAGCTCGCG is a genomic window containing:
- a CDS encoding type II toxin-antitoxin system HicA family toxin; protein product: MLKPISRRELMRRLRRLGFIGPFSGGKHQFMEKGNFKISIPNPHGNDIGVKLLDRIIKDLKISASEFLDL